In the Malania oleifera isolate guangnan ecotype guangnan chromosome 1, ASM2987363v1, whole genome shotgun sequence genome, one interval contains:
- the LOC131145559 gene encoding GTPase-activating protein gyp7, with protein MWRDAGAPADSFYEVRSECTDVPKTRFKIKAGKTLSARRWQAAFTSEGYLDIGKTLNRIQRGGIHPSIRGEVWEFLLGCYDPKSTFDERDQIRQHRRRQYAMWKEECRQMFPLIGSGRFITAPIISEDGQPIQDPLVLLEGNTEKELHLPPQVNGQAEISEASTGNMSGGNAFISVNANSSYSSETVEQPISRGPLDKKEIQWKLTLHQIGLDVVRTDRTLVFYEKQENLSKLWDILAVYAWIDKDVGYCQGMSDLCSPMIILFEDEADAFWCFERLMRRLRGNFRCTESSVGVEAQLSKLASITQVIDPKLHQHLETLGGGDYLFAFRMLMVLFRREFSFGDSLFLWEMMWALEYDPDSFSMYEETESANDRGEGSKGKKSIRQCGKFERENMRNAGKNASAPLPISVFLVASVLKEKSSKLLQEARGLDDVVKILNDITGSLDAKKACTGAMKLHKKYLKKAKKT; from the exons GCTGGTAAAACTCTAAGTGCAAGAAGATGGCAGGCTGCATTTACTTCGGAAGGTTATCTTGATATAGGCAAGACACTAAATAGGATCCAACGTGGA GGTATACATCCATCTATTAGAGGAGAAGTTTGGGAATTTCTACTTGGTTGTTATGATCCAAAGAGCACATTTGATGAACGAGATCAAATACGACAACATCGAAG GAGGCAATATGCTATGTGGAAAGAAGAGTGCCGTCAAATGTTCCCACTCATCGGAAGTGGTAGGTTTATCACTGCACCCATTATCTCTGAAGATGGACAGCCCATTCAAGATCCTTTAGTACTTTTAGAAGGAAATACAGAAAAGGAGCTGCATTTACCTCCTCAAGTAAATGGCCAAGCTGAAATCTCCGAGGCTTCAACTGGCAATATGTCAGGTGGTAATGCCTTTATTAGTGTAAATGCAAACTCCTCCTACAGTTCAGAAACAGTAGAACAGCCTATTAGTCGTGGTCCTCtagataagaaagaaattcaGTGGAAGCTTACACTGCATCAAATAG GTCTTGATGTGGTTCGCACTGACAGGACATTGGTGTTTTATGAGAAGCAAGAAAATCTGTCTAAACTTTGGGATATTCTAGCTGTTTATGCCTGGATAGATAAAGATGTTGGCTACTGTCAAG GAATGAGTGATCTTTGCTCCCCCATGATAATTCTTTTTGAAGATGAAGCAGATGCCTTTTGGTGCTTTGAACGCTTGATGCGGAGATTG cgAGGAAATTTCAGATGCACTGAGAGTTCTGTCGGAGTGGAGGCGCAACTTAGTAAATTAGCTTCAATTACTCAAGTAATTGATCCAAAACTTCATCAACACTTAG AGACACTGGGCGGAGGTGACTATCTATTTGCTTTCAGAATGCTCATGGTCTTGTTTCGTCGGGAGTTCTCTTTTGGCGACTCATTGTTCCTTTGGGAG ATGATGTGGGCTCTGGAATATGATCCCGACTCGTTCTCCATGTATGAAGAAACTGAATCAGCCAATGACAGAGGTGAGGGATCCAAAGGGAAAAAATCAATACGCCAGTGTGGGAAGTTTGAAAGGGAAAACATGAGAAATGCAGGAAAGAATGCCTCAGCACCCCTTCCAATTTCTGTTTTTCTTGTTGCCAGTGTCTTAAAAGAGAAAAGCTCAAAGCTACTGCAAGAAGCTAGGGGCCTGGATGATGTTGTTAAG atATTGAATGACATAACTGGCAGTCTAGATGCTAAAAAGGCTTGCACTGGGGCAATGAAACTTCACAAGAAATATCTAAAAAAG GCTAAGAAGACGTGA
- the LOC131145551 gene encoding 2S seed storage albumin protein-like, producing the protein MAKLIMSLPPLLLLLFSSVVLTIAHASTYRTTVTTTIVHETSRRCREQIERQDLSSCERYLTRGGRDGIRGAAHPLIRRIVRNIDPAERCCRQLNEMDDDCQCEAMKRIMMEQGEMEGYEEMGLLVRRAGELWSRCGVETGCWEEQDAAVRKKQGRHVGSCREQIEREDLGECERHLREGLGGRDVFRGVGMENTHHLKGCCRRLERLDERCQCKGIEEMARRERERLSEEGEREEVMRRARELPDACDLRTTCEI; encoded by the coding sequence ATGGCAAAGCTCATCATGTCCCTTCCGCCGCTACTTCTACTACTGTTTTCTTCTGTTGTTCTAACCATCGCCCACGCCTCTACGTATCGAACCACCGTCACCACCACCATTGTGCACGAGACCAGCCGTAGGTGCAGGGAACAGATCGAACGCCAAGACCTCAGCAGCTGCGAGCGGTACTTGACTCGGGGAGGAAGAGACGGCATCCGTGGCGCCGCCCATCCTCTCATCCGAAGGATCGTCCGCAACATCGACCCCGCCGAGAGATGCTGCCGGCAACTGAACGAGATGGACGACGATTGCCAGTGCGAAGCGATGAAGCGGATTATGATGGAGCAGGGGGAGATGGAGGGCTACGAGGAAATGGGGCTGTTGGTGCGGCGGGCGGGGGAGCTGTGGTCGCGGTGCGGCGTCGAGACCGGTTGCTGGGAAGAACAAGACGCAGCGGTTAGAAAGAAGCAAGGGAGGCACGTGGGGAGCTGCCGGGAGCAGATAGAAAGAGAGGACCTTGGGGAGTGCGAGAGGCACCTGAGGGAGGGACTCGGCGGGCGAGATGTGTTTCGTGGAGTGGGAATGGAAAACACGCACCACCTGAAGGGGTGCTGCAGGAGACTGGAGAGGCTGGACGAAAGGTGCCAGTGCAAGGGGATAGAGGAGATGGCACGGCGGGAGCGGGAGCGGTTGAGTGAGGAAGGAGAGAGGGAAGAGGTGATGCGGAGGGCAAGGGAGCTGCCGGACGCCTGCGATTTGCGTACCACATGCGAAATATGA